GGCACGGTCAtgtctttcggaaaggaaaaaaatgtgttttttttgctTGCACAAGATGCACATATTTGCTTCCGCGAGCGGCGCAGCCGTGCCTCTCAAAAAAGGGGAAAATATGTTTTTTATCCTTCTGCAAGAGGCACAGATTACTTCTCATGTAGGCACAATTTTACTTTCATGAGGGGCACAGTTGTGCCTCTAAGAAAGGGAAAACATGTTTTTTAGCTCCGCAAGAGGCATAAATTTACTTCTCGTGGATGCATGAATTTGTTTCTGCGAGAGGCATGGACTGCCTCTTAGACAGGAAAAAAcccattttctttttcttctttcacgagaggcacaaatttgcttccgGCAGAGGCACGGCCGTTTCTCTCGGAAAAGGAAAAACATGTTTCTTTTCATTCTGTGAGAGGCACAAATTTACTTTTCATGAAGGCACGGATTGGTTTTCGCGAGAGGCATCAGAAAAGGGAACGGCACTTTTTTTCGTTTCGCAAGAGGCAGGTCATTCCTCTCGAAAAGGAGGAAAACACGTTCTTTTTTGTTCCACGAGAGACACATATTTACTTCTCATGAAGGCAAGGAttttcttctgcgagaggcacggtcatGCCTCTTGAAAaataaaaaacgtgtttttttttctttcgtgagaggcacaaaTTTACTTCTCATAGAGACACgaatttgcttccgtgagaggcacgatcATGCCTTTCATAAAGAGAAAGaagcgttttcttttttttcttcattcGTGCAAGGCACAGCTTTAGTTCTCGTGGAGGCACATATATGATACCACGAGAGGTACGGTCATGCCTTTTGTAAATGAAAAAAAATGATGCTCTCAGtttgtttttttcgtgaaaaaatgttcgtCAAAACTTATCGATGTAGGGGCTAGTTTTGAAGATCTTAATGCCAAGAATCCAATAATGAAACCGGTTCGAGaggtttgagagataaaacgttttgaataaagaAACTAGAAAAAAAAACTCTCAATTTGCGATAGGTGATGCACATCCAGTGTGACACTTGTCGCGGGAGCGGCATTTGCAAAAAGTACTTGATTTCGCCAATGCAGTGATACGGAAGAAAAATGAGGCAAACTGGGCCTTAGCACTTTATTACCTCGTGGGCTCCTTGCACACCCTTCCGAACCGGAAGCCCGGAACGCCCAATGCACGCGCCGTCCCCACGCGGCGCTCCCCCGGACGCGCACTCCGTCGAGCACCTGCCCCACGGGCacggcggccccctcctccaccgcctcctcccggCGTGCGCCACCGTCCCCTCCCTCCGCGCCCTCCATGCGCGCCTCCTCGCGcacggcctcctccaccccctccgcGCCCGCACCAAGCTGCTCAGCTGCTACGCGGCGCTGGGCGACCTCGCCTCCGCGCGCAGGGTGCTCGATGAAACCCCCCGCCCTGACCCCTACACCTACAGGGTCGCGGTCGGGTGGCACGCCGCCGCGGGGCGGCACGTGGAGGCCGTGGCGCTCCACCGGGGCATGCGGCGGCGGTGCCCCGCGGCGCAGGGCGACGTCGTCCTGCTCTCCCTCGCGCTCAAGGCCTCCGTCAGGTCGGCCGACTTCCGCTACGGCAGGCGGCTGCACTGCGACGCCGTCAAGGCCGGCGGCGCGGACGGGTTCGTGATGAACTGCCTGGTCGACATGTACGCCAAAGCCGGCGACCTGGAGAACgcacgcaaggtgttcgacaggaTCCTTGGCCGTAACGTGGTGTCGTGGACGTCCATGCTCAGCGGCTGCCTGCAGAACGGTCTCGCCGAACAAGGACTGGCGCTGTTCAACGAGATGAGGGAAGAGCGCGTGCTGCCGAGCGAGCACACGATGGCGAGCGTGCTCACGGCTTGCACCATGCTCGGCAGTTTACACCAAGGGAGATGGGTTCATGGGTCAGCggtcaaacttggcatggtatttaACCCTTTCGTTACCGCAGCGATGCTGGATATGTATGTCAAGTGCGGACAGCTAGAGGATGCTCGGCGGTTGTTTGATGAGCTCGGTTTTGTTGACCTTGTTCTCTGGACGACGATGATCGTGGGCTACACACAGAATGGGAGTCCTCTTGATGCATTACTTCTGTTCGCTGACAAGAAATTTGTGCGCATTGTTCCTAATTCGGTAACCATAGCAACTGTTCTTTCAGCTTCCGCTCAGTTGCGCAACTTGTCTCTGGGAAGGTTGATTCATGGGATGTCAGTTAAGTTAGGTGTGGTTCAGAAGGATGTGGTGATGAACGCGCTCGTTGATATGTATGCAAAGTGTAAAGCAGTGTCAGAGGCCAATGGGATATTTGAAAGAATTTCGAACAAGGATGTTGTCACATGGAATTCATTGATCGCTGGCTATGTTGAGAATGACATGGGCAATGAAGCTCTAATGCTATTTAGTCAGATGAGGGTGCAGGGTTCTTCTCCTGATGCCATCTCCGTAGTGAACGCCTTGTCAGCCTGTGTTTGTTTGGGTGATCTACTTATCGGTAAATGTTTCCATACTTATGCTGTCAAACACGCATTTCTGTCCAACATTTACGTCAACACTGCTCTGCTGAACCTGTACAACAAGTGTGCTGATCTCCCATCTGCTCAGAGGGTGTTCAGAGAGATGAATGATCGCAATTCTGTCACTTGGGGTGCTATGATTGGAGGTTATGGTATGCAGGGCGATTCTGCTGGCTCGATCGACCTTTTTAATGAAATGTTGAAGGACAATATCCAACCAAATGATGTGGTGTTCACAAGTATCCTTTCCACCTGCAGCCACACTGGGATGGTTTCTGTAGGAAAGAAGTGTTTTGAGAGCATGGCACAGTATTTCAACATCACTCCTTCAATGAAGCATTATGCATGTATGGTTGATGTGCTGTCCCGTGCCGGAAATCTGGAGGAGGCATTGGAGTTCATACAGAAGATGCCAATGCAAGCAGACATTAGTGTCTGGGGAGCTTTTCTCCATGGATGCAAGCTCCATTCCAGGTTAGAGTTTGGAGAAGAAGCTATCAATAGGATGATGGTTCTTCATCCTGGCACGCCAGATTTTTATGTGCTCATGTCCAACTTGTATACCTCCTACGGGAGGTGGGATAAGTCTCTTGCTATCAGGAGATCGATGCAGGAAAGAGGACTAGTCAAGCTACCCGGCTGCAGCTCTGTGGGACATGAAAATGGATGAATTGAATGTTTTCTAATTGTCTAACAAAGGCCACAGAGTTGTATTTGTTGCACCTGATCCGTTCATATCGAGTTATTGATTATTCAGGAGAATTTCTCTTCGTATCTCCTGTGTACAGTCAGATCTTATGGCAGGGGAATAGGTCCAGATGAAGTATGGAGTGTTGTGTACACTGTGGTGTTGTTTGGGATATAGCTCAAATTTTGGAACAAACCCTGAGACGATGCAGAAAACTGAGAAGGCCAATTTTTAAAATGATGCCTGACATGATGAGATATCTGGCAAGTGTTTGCACAACATACTCTTTACATCACAAGGTTGTTCATGTTGAAGCTGCATGGTGATATGAGATATTCAGATTTTCAGACTGCGCCGCATGGTAAAACACACTGTTGATGTAAAATGCTGCTGGCCTGGCATCACAACTTCACAAGGCTATAGCAATATCAACACTAACAATGTTTTTTAGGCTAGGCTCATCTGAGCTCATGATTCATGAAGAACCTTGTTTGCCTCCAGCGCATGCTAAAATGCCCTGTTATGTACTGAATGGCATCTGGATCCTGACTGCAAGCAGCCAAGGACTGAGGTGCTAGGTAGGAACAAATGGACTAAATTCTCACGCAGTTCTTAAGTTGATCATCTTGTCTCAAAAGCTTGACATAGTTCATGTTTGTGATGCATTTTATTTCTTAATCACTCAAGTTACTTGACAGCCCTTCATATTGCTTTCAAAACATGGTTTAAGCCTACTAATACAACTCATTGGCTGAAGAAGGTTCTGCCCTGACCAAGACGACACAGCTCATTCAGCATCTTAGGCAAAAGAGCCGCTGTCGATAACTTTTGTTGGAGAATCTATTGTGAAGTAATGATTTGTTACCAGGAAAGCAAGTGCTAACAAAGCTTGTGTGTTCTGGCTTTTAGCAATGTTTTTTTTTGAGGAAGCTTTTAGCAATGTTCTGGCTTTTAGGAATGTTGGTTAACACTTTTAACCATACTTGTAGCAAAGCACGAATTATTATGTAGCTCGCATGTTGTGCCAATTGGCAATCAAATATTACAATTTACAATCCATTACAAGGGTTCTATTTTCAGCATGATGTTTTTGTCAACGACTTTAACTTTCTGCTGAAGCAGTGTTCTTCCCCATGAGCTGGTAAAATTATTGTATACTGGCGAGAGAGTCTGTGCCTTGGGTTAAAACCTTGGGTCTTGCTTGGAACTGAAATGAAATATGTTGGTTATGAGTCAGTTCTGACTTTCTCCCAGCCACACAAAACTGGCGCCCGAGGTTACAAATTATTTTAGCTCAGCAAATGCTCTCCAGATAGGATTACCTCGAAAGAATCAACCAATCATCTGTTAAGAGATCAGAGCAAATTCCAGTGAATCACCAGTAATCACCACAGGAGCAAATTCCATCTCTGAAATGGTGAAACCTCGACGCGTCCCTAACCACAATCAGCCTCTGCGTCACCTTGGAAATAATCTTGGTGGCGTTATGGCAGTCCAGGCACACCCTAAGGTTCTTGATGATCCTGATCTCGGTCCCAGGTTCCGTATTGAGCAATCCAAAGGCAATGGCCAGCTTCTCGCTGTGCACTTTCACCATATGCTCCTTCTCTTCCTCCTCGACGTCGTACAATGCCGCCTCCGTGTCGGGTCGGTACCCAGCCTCAATCATCTTTGTAGTTAGCTTCTCCAAGTACGAATTGATGGCGTCTGACTGTGGGTGAGCACGATCACCAGCCATGAAGACATGCGGTTTGTCACCTAGCTCGATTAGAGTACACCCTGGTGTTTTCACCAGCTTCTTGCTCTTGGCCTCCTGCCTCACCCCAGCTGCTTCAGAGTACTGCTTCTTTGACGTGTACAGATTGGAGAGCAGCACATAGTAGCCAGTGTTCTCGGGTTCTAGTTCAAACAACTTCTGGGAGGCCAATTTTGCAAGTTCAGCATCCTTATGAACCATGCAAGCAGCAAGTAAAGCCCCCCATACGCCAGGTCCAATGGCGTTCTTGGGGAACTCTGAGATGAGCTCATAAGCCTCCTTGAGCCGGCCAGCTCGGCCGAGTAGATCCACCATGCAAGTGCAGTGCTCGATACCTGGAGTGAACCCGTAATCGCTAGTCATTGACCGGAAGGCTGTCCGCCCTTCCTCAACCAATCCTCCATGGCTGCACGCATAGAGTACTGACAGGAAGGTGGAGCTTGTTGGAAGAAGGTTTGCATCCAGCATGTCCTTGTAGAGCTTCAAAGCTTCAGCACCTTGACCATGGAGGCCATATCCAGAGATCATCACATTCCAGGAGACCACATTCTTATTGTCCATTCTGTCGAAGATGCGGCGAGCTTCAGCAATGCTTCCGCACTTCACATACATGTCAATGAGCGCTGTCATGACATAAACATTGAGCTCGAGGTTCTCCTTGGAGATGATCTTGTGTACCCACTTTCCCAATGACAAAGCTCCAAGCTGTGCACAGGCCGACAGAGCGCTCGAGATGGTGAGCGGATTTGGTGGCACATTGAGCGCCTGCATTTTCTGGAAGAGTGCAACGGCCTTCTCCGTCAAACCATTCTGGGCATACCCCGATATCATGGCATTCCATGATTCCATGGTCTTTTCAGGCATTGCATCAAAGGCTTTCCTTGCAGAGTCCATGTCGTTTAACCTACAGTACAGAGTGGTAAGTGATGTCGATACAGGAGCATTGGCATCAAATCCAGCCTTGACAACATACGCATGTAAGCACCGAGTAAGCTGTTCATGCCCGAACGGACTGTGCACCGGGATCAGCGCCACCAACGTGCTCGAGGTTGGCCTCAAGCCCAAGGTCACCAGATCCTTAAACAGCTCCACCGACGATCCAACCATGCCATTAACCGAGTAGCCTGAGATCAAGGCATTGTATGCAACCAAATCCGGCGCCACCATCCTGTCAAAGAGATGCCGTGCACACTCCATGTCTCCGCACTTGGCATACAGTGATATGAGCGCCGTCACAACATGCTCGTCTTGTGCCAATCCGCATTTCTCCCCAAAGGCACGAACGCACCTTCCCATCGTCACATCCGCAACCTCCGCTGCTGCCGGCAGGACGGATGACAGCGTCGTCGAGTCAGGCTGCGCCGATCCTGCCCTGACCATCCGCACGAACATCTCCATGGCCTCCGAGCCGGACAGCGCGGCGAGCAGCGTGTTCCAGAGGACCGTGTCCGGAGACGGCACAGCGTCGAACACCCTGCGTGCGTCATCGCCTCTCGACAGCGTGGAGTAGAGCTTGGTGAAGGCCGACGCCACGAACGTGTCCCCCGCGTACCCCGCGGCGACGGCGAGCCCGTGCAGCGCGCGCGCGGAGGCGGAACCAGAAGCGATGCCGCCGCGGGAGCTGGAAGAGTTGAGCGAGGTGGCGGCGAAGGCGAAGGAGAAGGAGTCGGGGCAGGGGAAGAGGAGGTCGGGGCGGAGGGACGGGAGGGAGCGGAGTAGGGCGTTGCGAATGAAGCGGTCGGGGTTGGGGACGGCGCGGAAGAGGCGGAGGAGCTGGCGGGGAGGTGCGCGGAGGGCGGCGTAGCGGACGAGGAGTGAGGTGGCCGGGGCGGGGTCGAGGGTGTAGTGGCCGGAGGCGAGGCAGACGGCGAGGACCTGATCGAGGTGGCGGAGCGTGGAGGAGAGGGCGATGAGGCGTGCGTACGAACGGCGGAGGGCGCCGACGTCGGCGAGGAgtgcggcggcggggggcggcagGCCGGGAGAAGGCATCGGTGCCGTCGGGCGGTGCGGGTGGCCGGGGCTTGTTATGTGGTTTTTGATGTTAGAAATGTAGCCGTTCGATCGCTGATAGACGGTCGACATGCAAACGTTTCAATTTGCTAACGAAATGGCATATTTGTCTTAGAATGGGCATGATAATTATGTTAATGATCGAATGATACCACCACGTCTATGCAAACACGGTGTCGAAAAGAGTGCCAATACATAAAAGACATAATCAAAACATGACTAATAAGGAAAGAATACACTGCGAGCATAAGTCATCATGCTTAGCATGGACCGCGGTGTTTGAACAAATCATATCATACCTTAGGCCGGGCTTGGATTGAGTGTAATTTAATATAGGTGTATCAACTTTACGAGTGTATATTACTGTAT
The sequence above is drawn from the Triticum aestivum cultivar Chinese Spring chromosome 7A, IWGSC CS RefSeq v2.1, whole genome shotgun sequence genome and encodes:
- the LOC123150402 gene encoding pentatricopeptide repeat-containing protein At2g03380, mitochondrial, yielding MHAPSPRGAPPDAHSVEHLPHGHGGPLLHRLLPACATVPSLRALHARLLAHGLLHPLRARTKLLSCYAALGDLASARRVLDETPRPDPYTYRVAVGWHAAAGRHVEAVALHRGMRRRCPAAQGDVVLLSLALKASVRSADFRYGRRLHCDAVKAGGADGFVMNCLVDMYAKAGDLENARKVFDRILGRNVVSWTSMLSGCLQNGLAEQGLALFNEMREERVLPSEHTMASVLTACTMLGSLHQGRWVHGSAVKLGMVFNPFVTAAMLDMYVKCGQLEDARRLFDELGFVDLVLWTTMIVGYTQNGSPLDALLLFADKKFVRIVPNSVTIATVLSASAQLRNLSLGRLIHGMSVKLGVVQKDVVMNALVDMYAKCKAVSEANGIFERISNKDVVTWNSLIAGYVENDMGNEALMLFSQMRVQGSSPDAISVVNALSACVCLGDLLIGKCFHTYAVKHAFLSNIYVNTALLNLYNKCADLPSAQRVFREMNDRNSVTWGAMIGGYGMQGDSAGSIDLFNEMLKDNIQPNDVVFTSILSTCSHTGMVSVGKKCFESMAQYFNITPSMKHYACMVDVLSRAGNLEEALEFIQKMPMQADISVWGAFLHGCKLHSRLEFGEEAINRMMVLHPGTPDFYVLMSNLYTSYGRWDKSLAIRRSMQERGLVKLPGCSSVGHENG
- the LOC123150401 gene encoding pentatricopeptide repeat-containing protein At4g30700 — encoded protein: MPSPGLPPPAAALLADVGALRRSYARLIALSSTLRHLDQVLAVCLASGHYTLDPAPATSLLVRYAALRAPPRQLLRLFRAVPNPDRFIRNALLRSLPSLRPDLLFPCPDSFSFAFAATSLNSSSSRGGIASGSASARALHGLAVAAGYAGDTFVASAFTKLYSTLSRGDDARRVFDAVPSPDTVLWNTLLAALSGSEAMEMFVRMVRAGSAQPDSTTLSSVLPAAAEVADVTMGRCVRAFGEKCGLAQDEHVVTALISLYAKCGDMECARHLFDRMVAPDLVAYNALISGYSVNGMVGSSVELFKDLVTLGLRPTSSTLVALIPVHSPFGHEQLTRCLHAYVVKAGFDANAPVSTSLTTLYCRLNDMDSARKAFDAMPEKTMESWNAMISGYAQNGLTEKAVALFQKMQALNVPPNPLTISSALSACAQLGALSLGKWVHKIISKENLELNVYVMTALIDMYVKCGSIAEARRIFDRMDNKNVVSWNVMISGYGLHGQGAEALKLYKDMLDANLLPTSSTFLSVLYACSHGGLVEEGRTAFRSMTSDYGFTPGIEHCTCMVDLLGRAGRLKEAYELISEFPKNAIGPGVWGALLAACMVHKDAELAKLASQKLFELEPENTGYYVLLSNLYTSKKQYSEAAGVRQEAKSKKLVKTPGCTLIELGDKPHVFMAGDRAHPQSDAINSYLEKLTTKMIEAGYRPDTEAALYDVEEEEKEHMVKVHSEKLAIAFGLLNTEPGTEIRIIKNLRVCLDCHNATKIISKVTQRLIVVRDASRFHHFRDGICSCGDYW